The Mucilaginibacter gracilis genomic interval CGGGCAGTTGACCTGGACGAAATTACTTATCCGGCCCCCGTGCTGAAAGCCTGGAAGAACGCGGCAGAAGATAGGGCCTCCAAAGCGTTATTAAATGCTGAAAGTGAAATTCAAAAAGGATCGGAGACTTTGGTCGTGCTCGATATTGACCTGATGTTTACTGGTGAATGGATCGGTGCCAAAGGAGATGCCTGGACATTCATAGTTAAGGATTTCTTGTTTGGCAATTTGGAACGCCTGCGCAACTTTGGCAAAAATGAACTGCTGCCGATTCGCCGGTATGTGATCATTGAGTCGCAAAACGAGGGGCGGTTATTGCAGGAAGGATTTGATTGGCACGTTAATGCAAAAGGGCGTCATGAAATCACGGTAAAAGTTTACCCGGAGATAAGAAGGATATCGTTGGATGAGTTAGGGTCAGATATTGCAGGAACTTATGATGGTGATATCTTGATCGCGAACGGCGACTTTCAGTTGGTCAAAGGGGAACACCATGCTAAACAAATGATAGAACGCAACCTGGGCATGCCGTTTGGCAGTTGGGTTGTAAAACCGATGATGGGTTCTTATTTTCCGATGTATTACCGGACCTATAAGGATAACCTGCCATTACTGAACAGGCTTGCCCGGATAGAACTGATCCGCATGATGACCATACCTGCATCGCTATCGGAAACGGACATGGATGCGCCGCTAAATTTTATAAAAAGTATTACGGAAGTTTCCGTTATGGCACCGCACAAAGGCCTTGCGGGGATATTTGTATCACTTGTCTGGTCAGATGGCAACTCTTGGTCAGATACACTGTACGTAAATTATTCGCAGGAGCATATAGAACTTGATGAGGAAGACAAGGATATCTTGGACATGCTTAAACAAACTTTTGAACAGCCGTCCGTAGCACTTCTTCAGAAAGCCACCAATCTGTTCAAAGGCCGGGAGCTCCGGGTAAAGCGGGACAACCTGGCCATTCAACGTCTGTTTAACGAAACATTGCCTGCGATAATTGCTGCGGCACAACCGGCTTTGCAGCAAGTTATTTATCCCTTGTTTACTTCGTACGAAACCACCAATTCCATTGACAGGCGGCCATTTGCCTTTTATACTTCAGCTGATATTGAACTGGCAGTGATCAAAGGGAATGTTACCGAGATTGGTACCCATATCATTTTGCGTGGTTTTAAAAAAGCGGGGGTGGATGCTTTTGATGTGCATGGTGACCTGTATATCTTCTTTGATGACTATTACTTCGCATTCAAACCTTCCCATCATGGTACCACCTGGCATAAAAAATTATACGATACTGAACTCACTAACGAAGATATCCGTGCTATAGCTGCGCAGTGGGTAGAACATCTGGCCACACTCACCACCCGGCAAATCAAGGCTTTGCATTAACATTTAAAAGATTATTAAATTTAACGGATGAACCGAAATCCGCACTTACCTAAATCAAGTCGCCAGGAGACTTTAGAGACCATCTCGCGGAACAAGCTTGCGTTGTTGTTTGATCCGGAGCTTTTTGAACTGCGGCCGGAAAACCAGCGGGACAAGGGGATCGATCTTATCGGGGAGATCAAGCAAGACGGGATATACACTAATTTTCGTTTTGCTATTCAGGTTAAATCCACGGAATCGGTTAAAAAACTTCGGGACGGTTCCATTTCTTACCCAGTGGAGACCAGTAATCTTAATTACCTGTTAAACTTCGGCCTGCCGGCTTATTATATCCTTTATGATCTTCCGGGGGATAGCTTTTACATTGCTACAGTCGCCGAGGTGTACCATAGCCTTATGACTAAACATAAGCCCGGCTGCCTGCCAAAAAACTATACCATAAAATTTAAAAAAATACTGGATCGGACGCAACTCGACGCGATCTACAAAGAAACTTTTGAGAACGGTATTTTGCTGCAAAAACTGGGTACGCATCTGCGGGTACACCGTGACAGCGATCAGCCCGCAAGGGGCTTTGTCATCGATGAGCAGAGGGACGTTTACAGTGTAGAACAAAATATTGAATTTATCGAACAGGTGGGTTATGAGCTGCTTAACAGGCATGCATTTACGCAGATCATGGAAATTGAGCAACGCACCCAGCCAAGGGGAAAGGTCTCACCCACTTTTAACATGGTTTGCGGTTTAGCTTATTACCATGGGTCCAACCTGTTTAGAGCGGTCGAATTATTAAAATTGGCCCATAACGAATCTGACCAATTGCACCCGGAGGACAAAAGCATGCTGCGTCATACTTTGGCGCGGGTCCGCTATATGCTGGGATTGTTGAGTGAACCGGATTTCCGGAAGGAGACTGCGGAGATTGTTAAAAATGAAGGTGTCGGCACATTTCTCCAATTGGAAAACCTGTATAACCAGTTTATGCAAAACCGGGAATCCGAGCAGGGCGCACGGATCGGCAAATATTATGCAGGTGCCATGCAAATCATCGCTAAGCGCCCTGAGTTCCACGATATGCGCGTGGTGGCGTATGCAAAAATACTGAATCTTGAATCCACGTTACTGTTGCATGAACTGGCTAAAAATTCGCTGATGAGTATGGGGCGCAAAACCGACACGATACGCGACCAGTTAGAAACGGACTGGCTAAAGTTTGATGAGCAGTTTCTCAGCCAGCTCCAGCAGCTCTACGGATATGCTTTGAAACATCAAAACTTCTTGGCGTTAAGCAACCTGATCATGCAGAAGATAGACTGGGAATTTGCCAAAGTATATCATTTTTATGGTTTTAACAATTGGAACAAAGCGACCCTGATGATCGATGGTAAGGTCGCCGAAGAGGACGTTGCGCTGCTGCTGGATATGCTGACCGATCTGGATAAAGTTATTGGTACCTATGATCGCTTGCATCATCGCGAAAATCATTTCAATTGCCTGCGCTGCAAATACGAAATTCTCGATTTTTTGGGGCGACCGGAAGATGCAGAAGTATGTGTAGATGCCATGAAAGGGCTGATCGACGCTTACGAATTGAATGCCTTGCGCAAACGTTTGGATCAATTGCTGCAAGGCCAAATGAAGCACAGGACATTTTTATCTGACCTGGCGCAGAGAAAAGCAGGGATTGATCGCGTAGCCAGGGACAGCGGAATCTATGAGCAGCTGTACTGCGATTTGAACGAAGAAATGAACAGCCGTTTAAACCGGAAGCCGGAGTGGTCGATAACGGAATTATTGCCGCTAACCTATCCTGCTGATGACACTTCGGTAATTGTGTAAGGCCGGTTCGTTGACCGGCCAGGTTTTAACTTTTCAGTGTCTTGATTTTTTCGCTGAGCTCTTTCAGCCCGGCCTTTTTCAGGCATTCCTCCCCAAAGTTCTTTAATTCTTCGCGATCTTCCCCGGGGATCAACCCGGCCAGCCCGGAAGCATTGGCTTCGGTGCCGATGCCGTTTTCAATCAGGCTGTTTAATAATAAAATGGTCTTCCGGCTGACTTTCAGATCGATCTTTACGGCTTCGCTCATTCCGGGGCTGCACAATAAAGTTTCAAAGACCGTTCCTAACACACTGTTCGTTGCCATAATGCAAATATTTTAAAGGTTAATGAATGGCTCAAAGGTCGGTTGTTGTTTTGAAACGATCCTCATTAAAATATGGGGAGGATATGTTACCTGTATTGTGCTATCAAATTGACGCGACCAGGAGGCATTGCTTCAAATTCAAAAGCAATATCCGGATAGTAGTGCCTTACCATAACAAACCGAAATAAAAACAGCTCCGGCATATTCTTGATCAGATTATATTTCGTGAACAGGTGAGTATTCACGTCAGGCGAATCATAATGCGTCAATTCCCAGGCTCCACCCATGAAAGACAGCGAATTAAAAAACATAATGACTTGTTCGTAATTTGATATTTGTGCCCGCAATGTTTTCATGTAGGCATATTTTTGCTGATAAGTCATGCTGGGCTGTTCATCAACATATTTAACAGTTTGATATAAATGCCGGAAATAATGACCGAGTTTATATTGATGGCCGCCGTAATATTTAAAATATTTTTTGCTTTGAAATACCTTAATACCGTGACGATAAGTGTTTTTTTCGGATTCTTCAATTGCATAGTTTTTGGACAAGCCGATACTGCGCACAGCCTCGATAACTTCCGTCCAGCCTTCTTTTTTTATTAGCTCCCAGTATTTTTTCTTCTTTGATTTTGTCACCGGTCTCAGATGGACATAATTCAATACTTTAAGGAAGAAAGCTGACTGATAAGTCCTTGCCAGGTGCCTTGATAGCGTTTCGAAATCCGGCTCAGACAAGCCAAAAAACACGATGGTGTAAGAAATGTCGCATAGTGCCCAATTGGTTATATCAATGTTGCTGCGGTAAGTCAAAATGTTTTGTAACCGGTCCAAGCCTTCTTGCGTGTAAATTTGGTCATCGGTATGATCGTCGAAAATTGGATTAATCTCTTTCATGCAGCTTTCAACCTGATCATTAATGTATTTAAATACGCGTCGGCCGACGTATTTTTTTCGCTCATCAATCGGGTCATTATATTCCATCTCATTCACATTTTCCTTATGAAGTCTCAGCAATTCAAAAAAACGACTTTCAAAGCGTTCCTTCTCAAAAGATTTACGTTGGTCTTTGGTTCCTTTGCGTTGGTCTTTTAGTGTTAAATAGAGGAATAAAAATGCAGCCGCATTAATTATTGTACCGACAAAGCCCCCGATAAAATCACCGACGGCACCTGTCTCCGCAATTTTTAAATCACCTCCCCAAATCCAGTAATGGTTAAGGGCGATATTGACCAGGAAGTAAATAGTGGTAAGGGAACTGATGATGATTAAGACCCATGCGGTTATCAGTACAGGGTTATATTTTTTCTTTTGAGGTTGCGCGGCCATGGTTTAAGTTTTTTGCAAATTATCATTTAATACGTAATCGGTCAAAAATTAATATTGTCGAGATATCACATCCTCATTAAAATATGGGGAGGATAGGTATATGTGAATCGGCTGCTCTACTTTTGATCAGTAATTGTGAAAAAGATGAGTGGGATGGATTTTACAAACGAGGCGTTTTCGCTTTCCCGGCTGCGGGAACTGGACTTGGTTGCCTTGCTGGAAAGGCTGGGTTATGCGCCGGTGTCGCGCAGGAAAAATGATACGGATTACTGGTACCGCTCACCTTTGCGGGAGGAACGGACGGCAAGTTTTCACGTAGACCGGGTGAACAATGAATGGTATGATTTCGGACTGGCAGCGGGTGGTAATCCGCTGGACTTTCTGCTGCGTTTCCACAACTGTCCGGTTGGTGAATTACCGGGGCGGATAAATGTTTCTTTTTCCCCTCAGCAGCTCCCGTTACATGAGGTGGGCCTGCATGAAGGGCGGGCCGGTGCTGACAGCAAATTAGTGGTTCAGTCGGTGCGGCCGATCTATGCTTACCCGCTCAAAAATTACCTGCATGAAAGGTCTATACCGGTGGCGGTGGCAGATGCGTTTTGTTCTGAAGTTTCTTATGGCGTAGGCGGCCGGAATTACTACGGGATCGGCTTTCAGAATGATGCGGGCGGCTGGGAAATCCGTAACCGGAATTTTAAGCAGAGCAGCGCGCCGAAGGACATTACCTGCTTGCGTTCGGGCGCGGATTCGGTGCATGTTTTCGAGGGCTTTATGGACTTTCTTTCCTGGGTTGCTTTACACCCTTATACTGACCCGAAATCGCTGGACTTCGTGGTGCTGAACGGCGCGGGTTTGTTTGACCGTGCGCTGCCTTTTCTGGATGGACATCAGCGGGTTCATTTATGGCTCGACCGGGATGTGACGGGGCTGGCCTACCGGAATTATGCCTTGGGTTTGGGTCCGCGGTTTGTGGATGAAAGCGGCTGGTATGCGCAGTTTAAGGATCTGAACGATTGGCGTAGGCATAAGGGGGAAGTACAGAAACCTTCGGTTAGTTTACGCCCTGGTTTGCGAAATGCGGTTTGATTTGGCTGACTTGACTGGGTGTTCTGCCTTGTGTTGATGTCGTCGGGGTTTGCTTTTTCCCCTCACCGGGAGAAACCGGGAGAACGCCCGGTTTGCGTTCGGCCAGATGTACAGTTGTTTAACAACAACTGGATCTGGCCGCCCTATCCTCGGAACTCGGGGGCGGGTGAAACCTGTTTTTTTTAGGCTGTATTTAGTGTTCGATTGGTTTGGGAGGTGATGTGATGGAAGAGAAAGAACGTGCCGTTATTGCGGGTCGGAAGCGGATCGTCGGCTTGCGGCTGACGGCAGATGAATTTATTGAGCTGGAAAAAAGCTGGAAGAACAGCACGGTGAAAAAGCTGTCGGAATTTGTGCGGCGGGTGCTGTTCGGGAAGCGGATCACGGTTTATTCGCGAAACAAATCAACGGATGAGCTGCTGGAGGAACTGGTGGTTTTACGCCGTGAACTGCATGCGATCGGGGTCAATTTTAACCAGGCGGTGCACCGGCTGAATATGACGGATCACTCGCCCCAGATGCAGGCTTGGGTGGAGCGTTTCGGGCGTGATCGGGACCGTTATTTTGAGCTGTTCGAGGTGGTGAAATTGAAGATCAATTCGGTGAGTGAGCAATGGTTGCAGTAGTCCATACGCATAAAAGTTTGAGGGATTGCCTGAACTACAATGAGCGCAAGGTGCAGACGGGTCTGGCGGTCTGTTTAGAGGCCGGATTTTATCCGATGGATGCGGCCGATATGAACTTCCATCAGAAGCTGCGGAGACTGGAATTACTGACGGAATTGAACCAGCGGACGAAGGTGAATACGCTGCATGTTTCGCTGAATTTTCATCCCTCGGAAAAGCCTTCGGAAGACTTGCTGAAAGAGATCGCGGAGGTCTATCTGGAGAAAATCGGTTTTGGCGGGCAGCCTTATTTATTGTACCAGCATTTTGATGCAAGGCACCCGCATATTCACCTGCTGACGACCAATATTAAAGCGGATGGCAGCGCGATCAATATGCACAATATTGGACGAAACCAATCGAAGCAGGCGCGCCAGGAGATCGAATTGCGCTATGGTTTGGTGCAGGCGGGTAATGCAGAGCAGGATGCGGTGCTGCGGTTCAAGCCGGTAAATGTTGGGCGGGCTTTATATGGGCGGATGGAAACTAAAAAAGCGATGAACGGTATCATCAATGTGGTAACTGATCAGTACCGGTTTTCTTCCCTGGCGCAATTCAATGCGGTGCTGGGTTTATATAACCTGGTGGCGGATACGGGCTCGGAGGGTTCAAGGGTCAACAGGCATAAGGGGCTGGTGTTTCGTATGCTGGACGAACAGGGGAATAAGGTGGGTGTGCCGATCAAGGCAAGTGATTTTGCCAGTAAGCCTACGCTGAAAAATTTGCAGGTCCGGTTCGCGAAGAACGAGTCTTTGAAACTGGAGCGCAAGGCCCGGGTGGCCAATGCGGTGAATATGGCTTTGCTGAATGGCGCGGTGTCGCTCGAGGTGTTGAAAGAGCGTCTGCGGGAAAAAGGGATTGACCTGGTGATCCGGCAAAATGCGGAGGGTTTGATCTACGGTTTAACCTATGTGGATCACCAGCAAAAGATCGTGTTTAATGGCAGTGAGCTGGGCAAGGCATTTAGTGCCAAAGCCATTTTGGAACGCTGCAACAACGTGGTGGCCGGTGAGGGGAAAAAACAAAACGGCGAACGGGTCAAACGGGTGAGGCAGGCGGGTCGTGCAAAGACGGGGGAAACGCGTGAGTTTATACCGGATTTCGGGCGGGCTGCGGGATTGGATGGTGATGTTTCCCGGTTTGCGGAAGCGCTGTTGGTGGATGGGGATACGGCTGGCGGGATGGATCAGGAACTGAAGCGCACGCGGCGTAAAAAGAAGAAGCGGCTGCGGATTTCGCCGGGTTGATGGATTTGGTTTTGGAGATGGTTTTAAGGTGAGGAGGATAAGATGCAGACGGGGGAAAACGATCAGGCGATGCGCAAGATCCTCGATATGACGAGGCTGATCAGTATTGTGGTATTGCTGTTACATTTTTATAAGGAATGCTATGGCGCGTTTGTGGGCTGGGACCTGGTGTCGGGGATCACGGACAGGCTGCTGGCGAATGTGGTGAAGACGGGGCTGTTCAGCAGTTTTCTCAAGCCGAAGCTGGTGGCGCTGGGTTTTCTGGGGATCGCGCTGATCGGGGTGCGGGGAAAGAAGGATGAGAAGCAGACGTTGAAGACGGCTTTGCTGTATGTGCTGGCGGGGCTGGTTTTCTTCTTTTTGAGCGGGCTGGTTTTACTGGTGAGGGGAAAAATAATGGCCGTTGCGCTGTTGTATATGGGAGTGTGCGGTTTGGGATTCCTGCTGGTGCTGAGCGGTGGTACGATGTTATCGCGGATCATCCGGGATAAGTTGGCGGGGGATATTTTTAACCGTGACCAGGAGACCTTTCCGCAGGAGGAGCGGCTGCTGGAAAATGAGTTCTCGGTGAACCTGCCGGTGCGCTATGTGCTGAAGGGTAAGGTGCGCAATGGCTGGATCAATTTTATCAATTTGTTTCGGGCGCTTTTGGTGCTGGGTTCGCCGGGTTCGGGGAAGAGCTACTTTATTATCCGGCATGTGATCACGCAGCATATCCGCAAGGGTTTTGCGATGTTTGTTTATGATTTCAAGATGCCGGACCTGGCGGTGATCGCTTACAATACCTGGCTGAAATATAAGCACCTTTACCAGGTGGAACCGAAGTTCTACTCCATTAATTTTGATGATCTGTCAAGGAGCAGCCGCTGCAACCCTTTGGACCCTTCGGCGATGCTGGACCTGACAGATGCGGTGGAATCGGCGCGAACCATATTGCTGGGGTTGAACCGGGAATGGATCAAGCGGCAGGGGGACTTTTTCGTGGAATCGCCGATCAACTTTCTGACCGCGATCATCTGGTACCTGCGGAAGTATAATGATGGCGAATTCTGCACGCTGCCGCATGTGATCGAGCTGATGCAGGCGGACTATGACAGTTTGTTTACGCTGCTGAGCACGCAGAAGGAAATCGATGTGCTGATCAACCCGTTTATCAGCGCCTACAAGCGGGACGCGGTGGAGCAGCTGGAGGGGCAGATCGCATCGGCGAAGATCACGATGGCACGGATCGCTTCGCCGCAATTGTATTATGTCTTATCGGGTAATGAGTTTACGCTGGATATCAATAACCCGAACGAACCGAAGATCGTCTGCATGGGTAATAATCCGCAGAAAATACAGATCTATGGTGCGGTGTTGTCGCTGTTTACCAACCGGCTGCTGAAGATCATTAACCAGAAGGATAAGCTCAAATGCAGCCTCGTGTTTGACGAGTTCCCGACGCTGACGACGGATATTATACCGACGATCAGTACCGGGCGCAGCAATTTAATATCGACCTGTTTGGGTATCCAGGATGCCAGCCAATTGCGCAAGGATTACGGGCGGGAGCAGGCGGATGTGATTATGAATATTACCGGCAATATGGCCGTGGGACAGGTATCGGGCGATACGGCCAAATCCGTATCCGAAAAGATCGGGCGGATCATGCAGGACCGGGAAAGCCTGTCCATTAACAGTAACGATACTTCCATCAGCCGGTCTAAGCAGCTGGAGGCGGCGGTGCCGCCGTCGCGGATATCGGCTTTGAGTTCCGGCGAGTTTGTGGGGATGGTGGCGGATAACCCCGATTGTAAGATAGAGTTAAAGGCGTTTCACTGCGAGATCGTGAATGACCATGCGGCTTTGAAAAAGGAGATCGATGGGTACGTGGCTTTGCCGGAGGTGAGGAAGATCAGTGCGGCGATCGTAGAGCGGAATTATTTACAGATCAAACAGGATATCCGGGATATCATCGAACTGGAGATGGAACGGTTACTGAGCGATCCGGCGCTGGCGCATTTGGTGATCAGGAAAACATAATAGATATTTACAGTGTATTTTAACCGGAAAAAGCTTGCCCATTCGCAACAAATTTTGTATATTTAAGTTTAACAAGCAAGCATAAAAATAGTTAACACGGACGGCTATGACAGCATTGGAATCTGAAATTTTGGTACAGGAGCGCAAAGTTAACGCGGCCTTTAACGACCTGCGTGCTAAAAAATTTGAATTGGCTTTACCTTTCCTCATTTTGTCGGAAGACTTACCCGACGGGCAATCTTACCTGGAATATGCTGACGGGCGAATGGAACTTCAGGAAGTTTATGAAGTAGAAGGATCACTTAAATCAAAGCGGATTCGGGTATTGACAAAAGCCGAAGCGATCAACGTCAGGGTAAAAAATGGATTATTCTAAGCCGACACTTTTAGTCATTTCAGGCCCGAACGGCGCGGGAAAATCAACTTTTATACAATTTCTTTTGCCCGACGATTTTGAAGGGATCGTTTCTTTCGACAGGGATAAAACACGCACCCGCTTTGAGCAGGAATTACGCGACAAAAACATTCCAGAACAGGACATTCCGGGACAGGCGTTGCGGCTAATGGAAGCCCGGTTGGAGGAGGCAATGGATGAAGCCATTACCTTAAACAGGCATTTTGTTCTGGAGACTCCTTTATCCCATCCCGACTACTGGAAATATATTGATAAATTTGAAAATAAAGGCTACCAGATCCAGCTGAATTATCTCGGCTTGGACAAGATCAAGGATTGTAAATCGCGGGTCCAGCGTCGCGTGATAGAAGGCGGGCATGATGTCGACGCGAATACAATTAAGGGGGTCTTTGAAATGAATTTGAAATACATCAACGATTTCAGAAGTACCTTTGCGGAGATTTCTTTGTTTGACGGCATGAAGAAGCCGACCTTATTGGCACGTCTTGATGGACAAGCGGTTCTCGTTGCAGAGAAAGCAGCACTAAAGAAAGCCTGGATAAAAACAGGGATGCCGGAAATAGGCCTGTTAATACGTGATCACCTAAACAAAATGGATAAGTCGCAGAGGAAAACACTTAAGCCAAAAATATAATTCTGAATGATACCTTAGACAGCATGACTTTAATTAATATTCCATTTACAGAAAATATCGATAATCTTTTGGCTTATGGAAAAAAACAATCGAAAGATTATGAAGGTTCGTTTGAGGGAAATACTAGTAATGGGATTTTCGATTTTAAAGCCGTAGGAGGAAATTTCAAAGGTACCTATGTAGTTAAACCTAACTTAATTGAAATCACATTGGAGAAAAAGCCATTTTTAATTCCTGCTTTGGTTATTGAACAATTTTTAAAGATGCATATCAAATAATCCTGTGAGACGTGGAAAAACGTCCTATTTTTTGACTTGTTTTTTTAATTGTTTGAAGGTCACCTTGTCCAATAGCAACTGCCCTTCTTCGCGCTCATCGATAATTTGCTCAATATATTTCCTACCATCTTTACTATTTCCTAAGATGGAAATTATCTCTTTCATAATACCGGTTTTTCGTGCGACCTGTAAAAGCCCAGCCACAGGCCAGTCAGAGTTTATATATCGGTCTGTTAAGTCATGTCGCAGGGTTTTGCATTTGTCCCAATCAGGGAATACCCAATAGGCGATGGATTGAACCAGGTTACGATTATGCAGCAAAGTATCATAAACTACCGGGAAGGCAGCAGTAATTAAATTAGCAGGGTCCTTTTTGTCCTGATTATAAGCATAAATTAACATAGAAATAGCTGCTCTTGTTTGTTTTTCCAAATGCTTTGATAGTTTAAAAATACTGATCCAGCTTTCTTCAAGATCTGGGTTTAATACGCTTCCGGCCAGTTGCTCGCTTATAATATCAATGTGATCTGACAAACATTTTTTCAGTACGGGTCCGGAGGTATTTAATAACGCATAAATTATCTTCTCCAACAATTGATTGTCGACATCCCGGCTAAAAATTGCTCTGACAACGGTTGATGCATTTTCTTGATTCAATTTATCAAGAATTTTACTGATGTGATTTGAAACTTTGTTTTGGGCAAAACCCTTGTTTAATAAAACAATCAGTCTGTCAATATTTACAGAGTTAATAGCCAGCGCTGGAAGCTTGTTTATAATTGCTAATGCTGAATCTACATCGATATCGGCCAGCAATACAAGCTCCGCCACAATATTCCGGTGAATTTTTTTCTCAGTAACCAGGAATGCAAATAAGACATCAAAGTATTTGTTTTGTTTGGTTAGGTCTGCCAACGCATCATAATCTAACCCATTTATCACTTCAACAATAACTGACGTTTTTGATGGTGAAACTACAGTGGTATCAAAATAATAGTTACCTATTAAGGCAGGCTTAGCGCGAAGTAGGCTCACTAATAACTTATCACCTTTTTCTTGCCCATAATCAATAATTAATTTCAGTAAATATTGATACCCCTTGTAATAAAAAGTCGATTGCAGTAAAATGTCATCAAATTCCCGGAACCGGAACTGTGTATTTTTAGCTATAACAAGTAATATTCTCTGATATTGTTCAGTCGACGCTTTCTTTAATAATAGGGATGTAATATCCTTGTGCGCAGGCATTCTGACATACTGTAACAAATTGTTTTTGAGCCGCTGCAATTGTAGTTTGTTTGCGGTTGTAAAATATACTGTAATAGTATCCGTTAGCTGTTCTCTGCCTGATTCTATTAGCTTCATTGATTGTTTGGCTAATTCTCGGCTCTTCAAAAGCAATTGCAAACCAACTAATTTGTTGATTTTACTAAGAGCCGGTAGAGATTGAGGCATTGTTTCCGCAAGCCCATCACCAATAGCACGGAATAATATTACCGGCACTTGCTCAGAAGACGGATTGAAATTCGAAATAAAATCAATAGCTGCATTGGGATTTGCAATTGTCAAAGATCGACAGGTGGTAATGATTTTTAATAGCAGATCTCTATCTATGCGAAACCGTTTCTGTTTTATTAACAAGCCGGCATAGAATTTCCAGGCCTCATCGGGATTTAAAATTCGAAGTGCATTATCAACAGCGGGTTCAATAAAAGGCCTTAAATTTTTATATAATGCACCACCAATTTCCTTTTGTGAATTTACAATATCCAGTAACCCAAGTATCGCTATTGGAGATGATTCAAATTTTGCTTTGGACATCAATTCATCCCACAAAAGACTAAGTCTTAAAGTGCTCTCGTTCCCGCTATGTACAAAGTCAAAAACAGCAGTACTTTTGTCATAGAGAGAGGGTACATCGTTTTTAAATAGCTTATTAGTTAATTCTGATGT includes:
- a CDS encoding zeta toxin family protein encodes the protein MDYSKPTLLVISGPNGAGKSTFIQFLLPDDFEGIVSFDRDKTRTRFEQELRDKNIPEQDIPGQALRLMEARLEEAMDEAITLNRHFVLETPLSHPDYWKYIDKFENKGYQIQLNYLGLDKIKDCKSRVQRRVIEGGHDVDANTIKGVFEMNLKYINDFRSTFAEISLFDGMKKPTLLARLDGQAVLVAEKAALKKAWIKTGMPEIGLLIRDHLNKMDKSQRKTLKPKI
- a CDS encoding GAP1-N1 domain-containing protein, with amino-acid sequence MPLNFQIHKYKNGHQLVGSTIQLPRIDQDTIDRLSDISGQLRPGEMFEPYFTCYPLPSDKYFVVARTWQDLTAPRAGCVLTKSIVIPMREWELSDRVSLFFDALDYANFDQEFPQIDTANTPAFILGVTEAPVEEIAEALFLEQRKPIIIFDSTEAETIIKRLYTAFWPSIRKTFAACSFALSPRSITNRPFDLLFSSSNIRTRFSDWPGRRIEAASTKNRIARHHWTSELTNKLFKNDVPSLYDKSTAVFDFVHSGNESTLRLSLLWDELMSKAKFESSPIAILGLLDIVNSQKEIGGALYKNLRPFIEPAVDNALRILNPDEAWKFYAGLLIKQKRFRIDRDLLLKIITTCRSLTIANPNAAIDFISNFNPSSEQVPVILFRAIGDGLAETMPQSLPALSKINKLVGLQLLLKSRELAKQSMKLIESGREQLTDTITVYFTTANKLQLQRLKNNLLQYVRMPAHKDITSLLLKKASTEQYQRILLVIAKNTQFRFREFDDILLQSTFYYKGYQYLLKLIIDYGQEKGDKLLVSLLRAKPALIGNYYFDTTVVSPSKTSVIVEVINGLDYDALADLTKQNKYFDVLFAFLVTEKKIHRNIVAELVLLADIDVDSALAIINKLPALAINSVNIDRLIVLLNKGFAQNKVSNHISKILDKLNQENASTVVRAIFSRDVDNQLLEKIIYALLNTSGPVLKKCLSDHIDIISEQLAGSVLNPDLEESWISIFKLSKHLEKQTRAAISMLIYAYNQDKKDPANLITAAFPVVYDTLLHNRNLVQSIAYWVFPDWDKCKTLRHDLTDRYINSDWPVAGLLQVARKTGIMKEIISILGNSKDGRKYIEQIIDEREEGQLLLDKVTFKQLKKQVKK